In Musa acuminata AAA Group cultivar baxijiao chromosome BXJ2-8, Cavendish_Baxijiao_AAA, whole genome shotgun sequence, one genomic interval encodes:
- the LOC135620167 gene encoding NAD(P)H-quinone oxidoreductase subunit U, chloroplastic-like, translating into MATVGFRSPPAPLCTRRSFSSSRVSPARHLAFRVRSSAVEESTSSPPPTDTPVESQKLSASLISAANVQKALRGIAITDADHYGRLGIPRETPYDQVKVAYEKKCEELMSKGLDEEGTSKELELLKESYVVLSSEEERRLYDWSLARSEKPDRYVWPFEVDITQTPTEPPPPQEPEDVGPTRLVGYFFLAWLILSFALSVTLNR; encoded by the exons ATGGCGACCGTCGGGTTCCGGTCGCCTCCCGCGCCGCTCTGCACCCGCcggtccttctcctcctcccgagTGTCGCCGGCGAGGCATCTCGCCTTCCGCGTCCGGAGCTCCGCCGTGGAGGAGAGTACCTCCTCACCGCCTCCGACCGACACCCCCGTCGAAAGCCAAAAGCTGTCCGCGTCGCTCATCTCGGCCGCCAACGTACAGAAGGCGCTTCGAGGCATCG CAATTACTGATGCTGATCATTACGGGAGGCTTGGAATCCCTAGAGAGACACCCTATGACCAG GTTAAGGTTGCCTATGAAAAGAAGTGTGAAGAACTGATGAGCAAAGGCTTGGATGAAGAGGGAACCAGCAAAGAGTTAGAACTTCTGAAG GAATCATATGTCGTCCTTTCATCTGAAGAAGAAAGGAGATTGTATGATTGGAGTTTGGCCAGGAGTGAGAAACCAGATAGATATGTCTGGCCTTTCGAGGTCGACATAACACAAACTCCAACAGAACCTCCTCCACCACAG GAACCTGAAGACGTAGGACCTACACGGCTTGTTGGATATTTTTTTCTTGCATGGTTGATACTGTCTTTTGCTTTATCTGTAACCCTCAACAGATGA
- the LOC135620445 gene encoding protein RKD5-like: protein MEDSLSGQNLEWVKQFFLDYGLLRVRERYVMMQDSLSAFYDALCVPMSYEEEKVVPEPGLCQSRPSELHCTGEVGKSKAGIATQRERTRRLHLKDVANYVHLPITEAAKELQICPTALKKVCRKHGMLRWPYRKIKSIDRTISNLQRELRSGTAEGATEVEARIERLVAQRARICAGLPP from the exons ATGGAGGACAGTTTAAGTGGTCAAAACCTGGAATGGGTGAAGCAGTTCTTCCTCGACTACGGCCTGCTACGAGTGCGTGAGCGATACGTGATGATGCAGGACTCGCTGTCCGCCTTTTACGATGCCCTGTGCGTACCCATGAGCTACGAGGAGGAGAAAGTTGTGCCAGAACCAG GGTTATGTCAATCCAGGCCAAGTGAACTGCACTGCACCGGTGAAGTAGGAAAGTCGAAAGCAGGAATTGCCACACAG AGGGAGAGGACCAGGAGGCTGCACCTCAAGGATGTGGCTAATTACGTGCATCTTCCCATAACGGAGGCTGCCAAGGAGCTACAAATATGCCCCACAGCCCTCAAGAAAGTGTGCCGCAAGCATGGGATGCTTCGGTGGCCGTATCGCAAG ATTAAGAGCATAGACAGGACCATCTCAAATTTGCAGAGGGAGCTGCGGTCTGGAACTGCAGAAGGAGCTACAGAAGTTGAAGCTAGGATCGAGAGACTTGTGGCTCAAAGAGCCAGAATATGTGCAGGCCTTCCACCATAA
- the LOC103995827 gene encoding PHD finger protein ALFIN-LIKE 3, translating to MDGGSAGHYNPRTVEEVFRDFKGRRAAMIKALTTDVEDFYQQCDPEKENLCLYGFPNERWEVNLPAEEVPPELPEPALGINFARDGMQEKDWLSLVAVHSDAWILSVAFYFGARFGFDKVERKRLFGMINDLPTIFEVVNGKNKVRTSETNHSNNKSKSNTKVRVSDSHPKYLKGQPKEEDDELDEDDEEEHGDTLCGACGDNYASDEFWICCDICETWFHGKCVKITPARAEHIKQYKCPSCSNKRPRPS from the exons ATGGACGGAGGATCGGCGGGCCACTACAACCCCCGGACGGTGGAGGAGGTGTTCCGCGACTTCAAGGGTCGGAGGGCCGCCATGATCAAGGCCCTCACCACCG ATGTGGAGGATTTCTACCAGCAGTGCGACCCCG aaaaagaaaatttatgcCTTTATGGATTTCCGAATGAGCGCTGGGAAGTTAACCTGCCAGCAGAAGAGGTGCCCCCAGAACTTCCTGAACCTGCTTTAGGCATTAACTTTGCAAGAGATGGAATGCAAGAAAAGGACTGGCTATCCTTGGTTGCAGTACACAGTGATGCTTGGATACTTTCTGTTGCATTTTATTTTGGTGCTAGATTTGGATTTGACAAAGTTGAAAG GAAGCGCCTCTTTGGTATGATTAATGATCTGCCGACCATTTTTGAAGTTGTTAATGGCAAGAACAAGGTCAGGACAAGTGAAACCAACCATAGCAACAACAAATCCAAGTCAAACACTAAAGTG CGGGTGTCAGACTCCCACCCAAAGTATTTAAAGGGACAACCAAAAGAAGAGGACGATGAACTGGACGAGGACGACGAAGAGGAGCATGGAGACACGCTGTGCGGGGCATGCGGGGACAATTATGCATCAGATGAATTTTGGATTTGCTGTGATATCTGCGAGACATGGTTTCATGGCAAGTGTGTGAAAATTACCCCAGCTAGAGCTGAGCACATCAAGCAGTACAAGTGCCCATCATGCAGCAACAAGCGACCACGCCCATCCTGA
- the LOC135620168 gene encoding alpha/beta hydrolase domain-containing protein WAV2-like isoform X1, producing MVSFLKALVYGAGGLVVVGMVALVTFQERLVYVPVLPGLARAYPITPARLRLDYEDVFLRAADGVRLHAWFVKHSPPKPGPTVLFFQENAGNIAHRLEFVRIMMQRLQCNVFMLSYRGYGESDGHPSQHGIIMDAQAALDHLTQRKDIDTSRIVVFGRSLGGAVGAMLARNNSDKVSALILENTFTSILDMAAIMFPFLKWFIGGSGSKSPKVLNCIVRSPWSTIDIIDKIEQPILFLSGLQDELVPPSHMQMLYAKAIENNRDCRFVDFPNGTHMDTWFNGGERYWRTIQLFLDQYIPEIKECNLNCEVDDKVHQGDLASFLCTAAQKMPKL from the exons ATGGTATCGTTCCTGAAGGCTCTGGTGTACGGGGCGGGGGGCTTGGTTGTGGTGGGGATGGTGGCGCTGGTGACGTTCCAGGAGCGGCTGGTGTACGTCCCCGTACTCCCCGGGCTCGCCCGTGCCTACCCCATCACCCCAGCCCGCCTCCGCCTCGACTATGAGGACGTCTTTCTCCGGGCCGCGGACGGCGTCCGCCTCCACGCCTGGTTCGTCAAGCACTCCCCCCCGAAACCAG GTCCAACAGTACTTTTCTTCCAAGAAAATGCTGGCA ATATTGCTCACCGGCTTGAATTTGTCCGGATAATGATGCAGAGACTGCAGTGCAATGTATTCATGCTTTCATATAGAGG GTACGGGGAAAGTGATGGTCACCCATCACAGCATGGCATCATAATGGATGCTCAG GCAGCATTAGATCATCTAACACAGAGAAAAGATATTGACACATCAAGAATAGTTGTCTTTGGGAGATCTTTAGGAGGTGCAGTTGGTGCAATGCTTGCAAGAAATAATTCTGATAAG GTTTCTGCTCTCATATTGGAGAATACTTTCACTTCCATCTTGGACATGGCCGCGATTATGTTTCCTTTCCTCAAATGGTTCATTGGTGGCAGTGgatcgaaaagtccaaaggttctcAATTGTATTGTACGCTCACCATGGAGCACAATAGATATCATTGACAAG ATTGAACAACCTATTCTATTCCTGTCCGGCTTGCAAGATGAGTTGGTTCCCCCTTCACACATGCAGATGCTGTATGCTAAAGCTATAGAAAATAACAGGGACTGCAGATTTGTGGATTTTCCAAACGGCACACATATGGATACATGGTTCAACGGTGGTGAACGATACTGGAGAACAATCCAGTTGTTCCTGGATCAGTATATTCCGGAGATTAAGGAGTGCAACTTGAACTGTGAAGTTGATGATAAGG TTCATCAAGGGGATTTAGCTAGTTTTTTGTGCACTGCTGCCCAGAAGATGCCGAAGTTGTGA
- the LOC135620168 gene encoding alpha/beta hydrolase domain-containing protein WAV2-like isoform X2 — MVSFLKALVYGAGGLVVVGMVALVTFQERLVYVPVLPGLARAYPITPARLRLDYEDVFLRAADGVRLHAWFVKHSPPKPGPTVLFFQENAGNIAHRLEFVRIMMQRLQCNVFMLSYRGYGESDGHPSQHGIIMDAQAALDHLTQRKDIDTSRIVVFGRSLGGAVGAMLARNNSDKVSALILENTFTSILDMAAIMFPFLKWFIGGSGSKSPKVLNCIVRSPWSTIDIIDKIEQPILFLSGLQDELVPPSHMQMLYAKAIENNRDCRFVDFPNGTHMDTWFNGGERYWRTIQLFLDQYIPEIKECNLNCEVDDKDDAAG; from the exons ATGGTATCGTTCCTGAAGGCTCTGGTGTACGGGGCGGGGGGCTTGGTTGTGGTGGGGATGGTGGCGCTGGTGACGTTCCAGGAGCGGCTGGTGTACGTCCCCGTACTCCCCGGGCTCGCCCGTGCCTACCCCATCACCCCAGCCCGCCTCCGCCTCGACTATGAGGACGTCTTTCTCCGGGCCGCGGACGGCGTCCGCCTCCACGCCTGGTTCGTCAAGCACTCCCCCCCGAAACCAG GTCCAACAGTACTTTTCTTCCAAGAAAATGCTGGCA ATATTGCTCACCGGCTTGAATTTGTCCGGATAATGATGCAGAGACTGCAGTGCAATGTATTCATGCTTTCATATAGAGG GTACGGGGAAAGTGATGGTCACCCATCACAGCATGGCATCATAATGGATGCTCAG GCAGCATTAGATCATCTAACACAGAGAAAAGATATTGACACATCAAGAATAGTTGTCTTTGGGAGATCTTTAGGAGGTGCAGTTGGTGCAATGCTTGCAAGAAATAATTCTGATAAG GTTTCTGCTCTCATATTGGAGAATACTTTCACTTCCATCTTGGACATGGCCGCGATTATGTTTCCTTTCCTCAAATGGTTCATTGGTGGCAGTGgatcgaaaagtccaaaggttctcAATTGTATTGTACGCTCACCATGGAGCACAATAGATATCATTGACAAG ATTGAACAACCTATTCTATTCCTGTCCGGCTTGCAAGATGAGTTGGTTCCCCCTTCACACATGCAGATGCTGTATGCTAAAGCTATAGAAAATAACAGGGACTGCAGATTTGTGGATTTTCCAAACGGCACACATATGGATACATGGTTCAACGGTGGTGAACGATACTGGAGAACAATCCAGTTGTTCCTGGATCAGTATATTCCGGAGATTAAGGAGTGCAACTTGAACTGTGAAGTTGATGATAAGG ATGATGCAGCAGGATGA
- the LOC103995824 gene encoding nuclear transcription factor Y subunit A-3 yields MHLDARYSEMQDIGMRGSQNRPYSKSTCVNNPTWWNSNSATIPESSYSKNLNMNMDFLGKDGTKVKLLSHSVSEHDSSTQSTGQSHQEISGTSEDNVHEQHISVQSGIDSTLTKSAKDHLKPVISLGASDAALAPPKWDYSQSFAPVPYPYADPYYGGIFAVCGPHAVIQPQMTGIASPARVPLPLQPAAEEPIYVNAKQYNAILRRRQLRAKLEAQNKLIKNRKPYLHESRHLHAMKRARGSGGRFLNTKQLQQQQQTQASAMSGRKQLTGSELRPIGLAATLIDSDTATVSTNRSMLAQRDRLGFPLPNLLHSSMGTSNQGGGSMMSSNSELQVPPMR; encoded by the exons ATGCATCTTGATGCAAGATATTCTGAAATGCAAGACATTGGCATGAGAGGTTCACAGAATAGACCCTATTCAAAATCTACTTGTGTGAACAATCCTACTTGGTGGAATTCAAATAGTGCAACTATTCCGGAGTCCTCATATTCCAAGAACTTGAATATGAACATGGACTTCTTGGGGAAAGATGGTACCAAGGTAAAGCTATTGAGCCATTCGGTATCTGAACATGACTCATCAACTCAGTCCACTGGTCAATCTCATCAAGAAATATCAGGAACAAGTGAAGACAATGTTCATGAGCAACATATTTCAGTACAATCTG GTATCGATAGTACACTCACAAAGTCAGCCAAGGATCATCTGAAGCCAGTCATATCTCTTGGGGCATCAGATGCTGCCCTTGCACCTCCAAAATGGGACTACAGCCAGTCCTTT GCTCCTGTTCCATACCCTTATGCTGACCCATATTATGGTGGTATCTTTGCTGTGTGCGGACCACATGCTGTG ATTCAACCACAAATGACGGGAATAGCATCCCCTGCTCGAGTTCCACTGCCGCTTCAACCTGCAGCGGAAGAACCCATTTATGTCAATGCAAAACAATATAATGCAATACTTCGAAGGAGGCAGCTGCGTGCAAAGTTGGAGGCTCAAAACAAACTCATCAAAAATAGAAAG CCATATCTTCATGAGTCACGCCATCTTCACGCAATGAAGAGGGCAAGGGGATCCGGTGGACGATTCCTCAACACAAAGCAGCTCCAGCAACAACAGCAGACGCAGGCTTCTGCCATGTCAGGCCGTAAGCAGCTCACCGGTTCAGAGCTCCGCCCCATTGGTTTGGCTGCCACTTTGATCGACTCCGACACCGCAACTGTCTCTACAAACAGAAGCATGTTAGCGCAACGGGATCGCTTGGGCTTCCCCTTGCCCAATCTCCTCCATTCAAGCATGGGAACAAGCAATCAAGGTGGCGGCAGCATGATGAGCAGTAATTCGGAGCTCCAAGTCCCACCCATGCGGTAA